In one window of Thalassophryne amazonica chromosome 9, fThaAma1.1, whole genome shotgun sequence DNA:
- the dpf2 gene encoding zinc finger protein ubi-d4 isoform X2 has product MAAVVESVVKLLGEQCYRDAMEQCHNYNARLCAERSVRMPFLDSQTGVAQSNCYIWMEKRHRGPGMAPGQLYTYPSRRWRKKRRVHPPEDPRLIFPPLKSELDLGLKKDPLLSSDGSSLEALLKGEPLDKRAPTELRTSEDESNQSDYTGSVNPVARIRKRIIEPDDFLDDLDDEDYEEDTPKKRGKGKGKGRGVSSTRKKLDAAALEDRDKPYACDICGKRYKNRPGLSYHYAHSHLAEEEGEEKEEMEINEPLPLPEEPKTPKKGPDGLALPNNYCDFCLGDSKTNHKTGQSEELVSCSDCGRSGHPSCLQFTPVMMAAVKTYRWQCIECKCCNMCGTSENDDQLLFCDDCDRGYHMYCLNPPMSEPPEGSWSCHLCLDRLKEKASIYQNPNAPPL; this is encoded by the exons ATGGCAGCTGTTGTTGAGAGTGTTGTCAAATT GTTGGGGGAGCAATGCTACAGAGACGCTATGGAGCAGTGTCACAACTATAATGCACGGCTCTGCGCTGAGAGGAGTGTGCGAATGCCTTTCCTTGATTCTCAAACTGGTGTTGCCCAGAGCAACTGCtacatttggatggaaaagagacACAGGGGACCAG GCATGGCTCCAGGGCAGCTCTACACTTACCCATCCAGGAGGTGGAGGAAGAAGCGACGAGTTCATCCTCCAGAGGATCCCCGGCTCATCTTCCCTCCTCTAAAATCAG AGCTAGATTTAGGCTTGAAGAAGGATCCTCTGCTGTCATCAGATGGGAGCAGCCTGGAGGCCCTGTTGAAAGGGGAACCCTTAGACAAGCGAGCGCCCACAGAGCTCCGAACGTCTGAGGACGAGTCCAACCAGAGTGACTACACCGGAAGTGTGAACCCTGTAGCACGGATTAGAAAG AGAATCATTGAGCCGGATGACTTCCTGGATGACTTGGACGATGAAGACTATGAAGAAGACACACCTAAAAAAAGAGGCAAAGGAAAGGGGAAG GGTCGAGGAGTGAGCAGTACACGGAAGAAGCTGGATGCAGCAGCACTGGAGGACAGAGACAAGCCCTATGCCTGTGACA TCTGTGGAAAACGCTACAAGAACCGCCCTGGCCTGAGCTACCACTACGCCCACTCCCACCTGGCTGAGGAAGAAGGCGAGGAGAAGGAGGAAATGGAAATAAATGAGCCGCTGCCACTGCCAGAGGAGCCAAAAA CTCCTAAGAAAGGACCAGATGGTTTGGCTTTGCCCAATAATTACTGTGATTTCTGCCTGGGAGACTCCAAAACTAACCACAAGACAGGCCAGTCGGAAGAGTTGGTGTCCTGCTCTGACTGCGGACGTTCAG GTCACCCTTCCTGTTTGCAATTCACGCCTGTAATGATGGCGGCGGTGAAGACGTACCGTTGGCAGTGCATAGAGTGCAAGTGCTGTAATATGTGTGGCACCTCAGAGAACGAT GATCAACTTCTGTTCTGTGATGACTGTGACAGAGGCTACCACATGTACTGTCTCAACCCACCAATGTCAGAACCTCCAGAGG
- the dpf2 gene encoding zinc finger protein ubi-d4 isoform X1, translating into MAAVVESVVKLLGEQCYRDAMEQCHNYNARLCAERSVRMPFLDSQTGVAQSNCYIWMEKRHRGPGMAPGQLYTYPSRRWRKKRRVHPPEDPRLIFPPLKSELDLGLKKDPLLSSDGSSLEALLKGEPLDKRAPTELRTSEDESNQSDYTGSVNPVARIRKRIIEPDDFLDDLDDEDYEEDTPKKRGKGKGKGRGVSSTRKKLDAAALEDRDKPYACDNPIKQKHISKSSERVCGKRYKNRPGLSYHYAHSHLAEEEGEEKEEMEINEPLPLPEEPKTPKKGPDGLALPNNYCDFCLGDSKTNHKTGQSEELVSCSDCGRSGHPSCLQFTPVMMAAVKTYRWQCIECKCCNMCGTSENDDQLLFCDDCDRGYHMYCLNPPMSEPPEGSWSCHLCLDRLKEKASIYQNPNAPPL; encoded by the exons ATGGCAGCTGTTGTTGAGAGTGTTGTCAAATT GTTGGGGGAGCAATGCTACAGAGACGCTATGGAGCAGTGTCACAACTATAATGCACGGCTCTGCGCTGAGAGGAGTGTGCGAATGCCTTTCCTTGATTCTCAAACTGGTGTTGCCCAGAGCAACTGCtacatttggatggaaaagagacACAGGGGACCAG GCATGGCTCCAGGGCAGCTCTACACTTACCCATCCAGGAGGTGGAGGAAGAAGCGACGAGTTCATCCTCCAGAGGATCCCCGGCTCATCTTCCCTCCTCTAAAATCAG AGCTAGATTTAGGCTTGAAGAAGGATCCTCTGCTGTCATCAGATGGGAGCAGCCTGGAGGCCCTGTTGAAAGGGGAACCCTTAGACAAGCGAGCGCCCACAGAGCTCCGAACGTCTGAGGACGAGTCCAACCAGAGTGACTACACCGGAAGTGTGAACCCTGTAGCACGGATTAGAAAG AGAATCATTGAGCCGGATGACTTCCTGGATGACTTGGACGATGAAGACTATGAAGAAGACACACCTAAAAAAAGAGGCAAAGGAAAGGGGAAG GGTCGAGGAGTGAGCAGTACACGGAAGAAGCTGGATGCAGCAGCACTGGAGGACAGAGACAAGCCCTATGCCTGTGACA ACCCTATCAAACAAAAGCATATTTCAAAATCTTCTGAAAGAG TCTGTGGAAAACGCTACAAGAACCGCCCTGGCCTGAGCTACCACTACGCCCACTCCCACCTGGCTGAGGAAGAAGGCGAGGAGAAGGAGGAAATGGAAATAAATGAGCCGCTGCCACTGCCAGAGGAGCCAAAAA CTCCTAAGAAAGGACCAGATGGTTTGGCTTTGCCCAATAATTACTGTGATTTCTGCCTGGGAGACTCCAAAACTAACCACAAGACAGGCCAGTCGGAAGAGTTGGTGTCCTGCTCTGACTGCGGACGTTCAG GTCACCCTTCCTGTTTGCAATTCACGCCTGTAATGATGGCGGCGGTGAAGACGTACCGTTGGCAGTGCATAGAGTGCAAGTGCTGTAATATGTGTGGCACCTCAGAGAACGAT GATCAACTTCTGTTCTGTGATGACTGTGACAGAGGCTACCACATGTACTGTCTCAACCCACCAATGTCAGAACCTCCAGAGG
- the dpf2 gene encoding zinc finger protein ubi-d4 isoform X3 — MAPGQLYTYPSRRWRKKRRVHPPEDPRLIFPPLKSELDLGLKKDPLLSSDGSSLEALLKGEPLDKRAPTELRTSEDESNQSDYTGSVNPVARIRKRIIEPDDFLDDLDDEDYEEDTPKKRGKGKGKGRGVSSTRKKLDAAALEDRDKPYACDNPIKQKHISKSSERVCGKRYKNRPGLSYHYAHSHLAEEEGEEKEEMEINEPLPLPEEPKTPKKGPDGLALPNNYCDFCLGDSKTNHKTGQSEELVSCSDCGRSGHPSCLQFTPVMMAAVKTYRWQCIECKCCNMCGTSENDDQLLFCDDCDRGYHMYCLNPPMSEPPEGSWSCHLCLDRLKEKASIYQNPNAPPL; from the exons ATGGCTCCAGGGCAGCTCTACACTTACCCATCCAGGAGGTGGAGGAAGAAGCGACGAGTTCATCCTCCAGAGGATCCCCGGCTCATCTTCCCTCCTCTAAAATCAG AGCTAGATTTAGGCTTGAAGAAGGATCCTCTGCTGTCATCAGATGGGAGCAGCCTGGAGGCCCTGTTGAAAGGGGAACCCTTAGACAAGCGAGCGCCCACAGAGCTCCGAACGTCTGAGGACGAGTCCAACCAGAGTGACTACACCGGAAGTGTGAACCCTGTAGCACGGATTAGAAAG AGAATCATTGAGCCGGATGACTTCCTGGATGACTTGGACGATGAAGACTATGAAGAAGACACACCTAAAAAAAGAGGCAAAGGAAAGGGGAAG GGTCGAGGAGTGAGCAGTACACGGAAGAAGCTGGATGCAGCAGCACTGGAGGACAGAGACAAGCCCTATGCCTGTGACA ACCCTATCAAACAAAAGCATATTTCAAAATCTTCTGAAAGAG TCTGTGGAAAACGCTACAAGAACCGCCCTGGCCTGAGCTACCACTACGCCCACTCCCACCTGGCTGAGGAAGAAGGCGAGGAGAAGGAGGAAATGGAAATAAATGAGCCGCTGCCACTGCCAGAGGAGCCAAAAA CTCCTAAGAAAGGACCAGATGGTTTGGCTTTGCCCAATAATTACTGTGATTTCTGCCTGGGAGACTCCAAAACTAACCACAAGACAGGCCAGTCGGAAGAGTTGGTGTCCTGCTCTGACTGCGGACGTTCAG GTCACCCTTCCTGTTTGCAATTCACGCCTGTAATGATGGCGGCGGTGAAGACGTACCGTTGGCAGTGCATAGAGTGCAAGTGCTGTAATATGTGTGGCACCTCAGAGAACGAT GATCAACTTCTGTTCTGTGATGACTGTGACAGAGGCTACCACATGTACTGTCTCAACCCACCAATGTCAGAACCTCCAGAGG